A stretch of the Pelmatolapia mariae isolate MD_Pm_ZW linkage group LG23, Pm_UMD_F_2, whole genome shotgun sequence genome encodes the following:
- the LOC134620094 gene encoding sodium/potassium-transporting ATPase subunit alpha-1-like, whose translation MGVTKMKDDYKLAATADHEEKRSKKGRKNRDTEDLKKEVDLDDHKLSVDELHRKYGTDLVMGLSSFRAKEILARDGPNALTPPPTTPEWVKFCKQLFGGFCMLLWIGAFLCFVAYSIQAASEDEPASDNLYLGIVLSVVVMITACFSYYQEAKSSRIMDSFKNMVPQQALVIRDGEKKSINTEEVVLGDLVEVKGGDRIPADLRIISAHGCKVDNSSLTGESEPQTRSPEFSNENPLETRNIAFFSTNCVEGTARGIVINTGDNTIMGRIATLASSLEAGKTPIAIEIEHFIHIITGVAVFLGVSFFILSVILGYNWLEGIIFLIGIIVANVPEGLLATVTVCLTLTAKRMAKKNCLVKNLEAVETLGSTSTICSDKTGTLTQNRMTVAHMWFDNQIHIADTTENQSGTAFDRSSPTWAALSRIAGLCNRAVFLAEQNKVAVLKRHVAGDASEAALLKCIELCCGSVSDMREKYPKIAEIPFNSTNKYQLSIHKNTIPGETKHLLVMKGAPERILDRCSTIVIQGKEQPLDAELKDSFNSAYLELGGLGERVLGFCHYHLSDDQFPEGFAFDADDVNFPTENLCFIGLMSMIDPPRAAVPDAVSKCRSAGIKVIMVTGDHPITAKAIARGVGIISEGNETVEDIAARLNISVSEVNPREAKACVVHGSELKEMTPDQLDDVLKHHTEIVFARTSPQQKLIIVEGCQRQGAIVAVTGDGVNDSPALKKADIGVAMGIAGSDVSKQAADMILLDDNFASILTGVEEGRLIFDNLKKSIAYTLTSKIPEMSPFLFFVLFDIPLALGTVTILCIDLGTDMVPAISLAYEQAESDIMKRQPRNAQTDKLVNERLISMAYGQIGMMQALGGFFTYFVILSENGFLPKDLVGIRVFWDNRYLNDLEDSYGQEWTYERRKIVEFTCHTAFFTSIVIVQVADLLICKTRTNSIVKQGMKNYVLIFGIFEEMALAAFLSYCPGMDIAIRMYPMKPMWWFCSVPYSFLIFIYDEVRKYILRRSPGGWVELETYY comes from the exons ATGGGAGTGACA AAAATGAAAGATGACTACAAACTGGCAGCAACCGCAGACCACGAGGAGAAGAGGAGCAAGAAGGGCAGAAAAAATAGGGATACGGAAGACCTGAAAAAAGAAGTTGACCTG GATGATCACAAATTAAGTGTGGATGAGCTTCACAGAAAATATGGAACCGACCTAGTCATG GGTCTCTCCTCATTCAGAGCAAAAGAGATCTTGGCCCGAGATGGCCCTAACGCCCTCACACCTCCTCCCACAACACCCGAGTGGGTCAAGTTCTGCAAACAG ctgtttggtggtttcTGCATGCTGCTGTGGATTGGTGCCTTCCTCTGCTTCGTGGCTTATAGTATCCAGGCTGCCTCAGAAGATGAACCTGCAAGTGATAAC TTGTACCTAGGTATCGTCCTTTCTGTTGTGGTCATGATCACGGCTTGCTTCTCCTACTACCAAGAGGCCAAGAGCTCCAGGATTATGGATTCCTTCAAGAACATGGTCCCACAG CAAGCCCTGGTTATCCGTGACGGAGAGAAGAAAAGCATCAACACCGAGGAGGTGGTGCTTGGAGATTTAGTGGAGGTGAAAGGAGGAGACAGGATCCCTGCTGATCTGAGAATCATCTCTGCTCACGGCTGCAAG GTGGACAACTCCTCCCTGACTGGTGAATCAGAGCCCCAGACTCGTTCTCCAGAATTTTCCAATGAAAACCCATTGGAAACCAGGAACATTGCTTTCTTCTCCACCAACTGTGTAGAAG GCACAGCCAGAGGAATCGTCATCAACACTGGAGATAATACTATCATGGGCCGCATCGCCACCCTGGCTTCCAGTCTTGAAGCTGGAAAAACTCCCATTGCCATTGAGATCGAGCATTTTATCCACATCATCACTGGAGTGGCCGTGTTCTTGGGTGTTTCTTTCTTCATCCTCTCCGTCATCCTTGGATATAACTGGCTGGAGGGTATTATCTTCCTCATTGGTATCATTGTCGCCAACGTGCCAGAAGGTCTCTTGGCTACTGTCACT GTGTGTCTGACTCTGACTGCTAAGCGCATGGCCAAGAAGAACTGCCTGGTGAAGAACTTGGAAGCTGTCGAGACTCTGGGCTCCACCTCCACCATTTGCTCTGACAAGACCGGCACCCTGACCCAGAATAGAATGACTGTGGCCCACATGTGGTTTGACAACCAGATCCACATAGCTGACACCACTGAGAACCAGAGCGGTACAGCTTTTGACAGGAGCTCACCCACCTGGGCTGCTCTGTCCAGAATTGCCGGACTCTGCAACCGGGCCGTCTTCCTGGCTGAACAGAACAAAGTTGCTGTTCTGAAG AGACATGTTGCTGGTGATGCCTCAGAAGCGGCCTTGCTGAAGTGTATCGAGCTGTGCTGTGGATCTGTTAGTGACATGAGAGAAAAATACCCCAAAATTGCTGAGATCCCCTTTAATTCCACAAACAAATACCAG CTCTCCATCCATAAAAACACCATCCCTGGCGAAACCAAGCATTTGCTGGTGATGAAAGGAGCTCCAGAGAGGATTTTGGACCGCTGCTCCACCATCGTGATCCAGGGCAAAGAGCAGCCTCTGGACGCTGAGCTGAAAGATTCTTTTAATAGTGCCTATCTTGAGTTGGGAGGCCTTGGAGAGAGAGTTTTGG GCTTCTGCCACTATCACCTCTCTGATGACCAGTTCCCAGAAGGCTTTGCTTTTGATGCTGATGATGTGAACTTCCCCACTGAAAACCTGTGCTTTATTGGCCTCATGTCCATGATTGACCCTCCTCGTGCTGCTGTGCCCGATGCTGTGAGTAAATGCAGGAGTGCTGGAATCAAG GTCATCATGGTCACAGGTGACCATCCAATTACAGCCAAGGCTATTGCTAGAGGTGTGGGTATCATCTCAGAAGGCAATGAGACTGTTGAAGACATTGCTGCCCGCCTCAACATTTCAGTTTCAGAGGTCAACCCTAG GGAAGCTAAGGCCTGCGTCGTCCATGGTAGTGAGCTGAAAGAAATGACCCCAGATCAGCTTGACGATGTGCTGAAGCACCACACAGAAATTGTATTTGCCAGGACCTCCCCTCAGCAGAAACTGATCATTGTGGAAGGATGCCAGAGACAG GGAGCCATTGTGGCCGTGACAGGTGATGGTGTGAACGACTCTCCAGCTCTGAAGAAAGCTGACATCGGTGTTGCTATGGGCATCGCTGGATCTGATGTCTCCAAGCAGGCTGCTGACATGATCCTGCTGGACGATAACTTTGCCTCCATTTTAACTGGAGTGGAAGAAG GCCGTCTGATCTTTGATAACTTGAAGAAGTCCATCGCCTACACTCTGACCAGTAAAATCCCCGAAATGTCGCCATTCCTCTTCTTCGTGCTTTTTGACATCCCTCTTGCCCTGGGAACTGTCACCATCCTCTGTATTGACCTGGGAACTGACATG GTCCCTGCCATCTCCCTGGCCTATGAACAAGCTGAAAGTGACATCATGAAGAGGCAGCCTAGAAATGCCCAAACAGACAAGCTGGTGAATGAGAGGCTCATCAGTATGGCCTATGGGCAAATTG gTATGATGCAGGCCTTAGGTGGCTTCTTCACTTATTTTGTCATCCTGTCTGAGAACGGATTCCTCCCCAAAGACCTGGTGGGAATCAGAGTGTTCTGGGATAACAGATATCTAAATGACCTGGAAGACAGCTATGGACAGGAGTGG ACGTATGAGCGCAGAAAGATCGTAGAGTTTACCTGCCACACAGCTTTCTTCACAAGTATTGTGATCGTCCAGGTGGCCGATCTGCTCATCTGTAAAACCAGGACCAACTCCATTGTGAAACAAGGAATGAA gaACTACGTTCTCATCTTTGGCATCTTTGAGGAGATGGCTCTGGCTGCCTTCCTGTCATACTGCCCAGGCATGGACATTGCCATCAGAATGTACCCTATGAA GCCAATGTGGTGGTTCTGTTCCGTCCCCTACTCCTTCCTCATCTTCATCTATGATGAAGTCAGAAAATATATCCTCAGACGCAGCCCAGGAG GTTGGGTGGAGCTAGAGACATACTACTGA
- the LOC134620074 gene encoding sodium/potassium-transporting ATPase subunit alpha-1-like yields MGSKRTNDDYKLANTSDNDEKTTKKGQKAKDTEDLKKEVDLDDHKLSFDELHRKYGTDLTRGLSSSKAKEILARDGPNALTPPPTTPEWVKFCKQLFGGFCMLLWIGAFLCFLAYAIQVASEENPGNDNLYLGIVLAAVVIITACFSYYQEAKSSRIMDSFKNMVPQQALVIRDGEKKSINTEEVVLGDLVEVKGGDRIPADLRIISAHGCKVDNSSLTGESEPQTRSPDFSHENPLETRNIAFFSTNCVEGTARGIVINTGDNTIMGRIATLTSSLEAGKTPIAIEIEHFIHIITGVAVFLGLTFFILSVILGYSWLDGVIFLIGIIVANVPEGLLATVTVCLTLTAKRMAKKNCLVKNLEAVETLGSTSTICSDKTGTLTQNRMTVAHMWFDNQIHEADTTENQSGVAFQKSSPTWTALSRVAGLCNRAVFLSGQNDVPILKRNIAGDASEAALLKCIELCCGSVSEMREKYPKIAEIPFNSTNKYQLSIHKNTTPGETKHLLVMKGAPERILDRCSTIMLEGKEQPLDDELKDAFNSAYLELGGLGERVLGFSQYHLPDEQFPEGFAFDADDVNFPTENLCFTGLMSMIDPPRAAVPDAVGKCRSAGIKVIMITGDHPITAKAIARGVGIISEGNETVEDIAARLNVPVSEVNPRDAKACVIHGGELKDMTPEEIDDVLRNHTEIVFARTSPQQKLIIVEGCQRQGAIVAVTGDGVNDSPALKKADIGVAMGIAGSDVSKQAADMILLDDNFASILTGVEEGRLIFDNLKKSIAYTLTSKIPEMSPFLLFVIANIPLPLGTVTILCIDLGTDLVPAISLAYEQAESDIMKRQPRNASDRLVNERLISMAYGQIGMIQASAGFFTYFVVLAENGFLPLDLVGLRILWDNRFLNDLEDSYGQEWTYESRKILEFTCHTAFFSSIVIVQVADLLICKTRRNSILQQGMKNNVLIFGMFEELALAVFLSYCPGMDVALKMFPMKPLWWFCGLPHGFLLFFYDEIRKYILRHHPGGWVEKETYY; encoded by the exons GATGACCACAAATTAAGCTTCGATGAACTTCACAGAAAATATGGAACTGACCTAACAAGG GGTCTTTCTTCATCCAAAGCAAAAGAGATCCTGGCCCGAGATGGCCCCAACGCCCTCACGCCTCCTCCCACAACACCCGAGTGGGTCAAGTTCTGCAAACAG ctgtttggtggtttcTGCATGCTGCTGTGGATTGGTGCCTTCCTCTGCTTCTTGGCTTATGCTATCCAGGTTGCCTCAGAGGAGAACCCTGGAAATGATAAT TTGTACCTAGGGATTGTGCTTGCTGCCGTTGTCATTATCACGGCTTGCTTTTCCTACTACCAAGAGGCCAAGAGCTCTAGGATTATGGATTCCTTTAAGAACATGGTCCCACAG CAAGCCCTGGTTATCCGTGACGGAGAGAAGAAAAGCATCAACACCGAGGAGGTGGTGCTTGGAGATTTAGTGGAGGTGAAAGGAGGAGACAGGATCCCTGCTGATCTGAGAATCATCTCTGCTCATGGCTGCAAG GTGGACAACTCCTCCCTGACTGGTGAATCAGAGCCCCAGACTCGATCTCCAGACTTCTCCCATGAAAACCCACTGGAAACCAGGAACATTGCTTTCTTCTCCACCAACTGTGTAGAAG GCACAGCCAGAGGAATCGTCATCAACACTGGAGATAATACTATCATGGGCCGCATCGCCACCCTGACTTCCAGTCTTGAAGCTGGAAAAACTCCCATTGCCATTGAGATCGAACATTTTATCCACATCATCACTGGAGTGGCCGTCTTCCTGGGTCTTACTTTCTTCATCCTCTCCGTCATCCTCGGATACAGCTGGCTAGATGGTGTTATCTTCCTCATTGGTATCATTGTTGCCAACGTCCCAGAAGGCCTCTTGGCTACTGTCACT GTGTGTCTGACTCTGACTGCTAAGCGCATGGCCAAGAAGAACTGCCTGGTGAAGAACCTAGAGGCTGTCGAGACTCTGGGCTCCACCTCCACCATTTGCTCTGACAAGACCGGTACCCTGACCCAGAACAGAATGACCGTGGCTCACATGTGGTTTGACAACCAGATCCATGAGGCCGACACCACTGAGAACCAGAGTGGTGTCGCTTTTCAAAAGAGCTCCCCCACCTGGACTGCTCTGTCCAGAGTCGCCGGACTCTGCAACCGTGCTGTCTTCCTGTCTGGCCAAAACGATGTTCCCATTCTGAAG AGGAATATCGCTGGTGATGCATCAGAAGCTGCTTTGCTGAAGTGTATTGAGCTGTGCTGTGGATCTGTTAGtgaaatgagagaaaaataCCCCAAAATTGCTGAGATCCCCTTTAATTCCACAAACAAATACCAG CTCTCTATTCATAAGAACACAACCCCCGGAGAAACCAAGCATCTGCTGGTGATGAAAGGAGCTCCAGAGAGGATTTTGGATCGCTGCTCCACCATCATGCTTGAGGGCAAAGAGCAGCCTCTGGACGACGAACTAAAAGATGCCTTCAATAGCGCCTATCTTGAGTTGGGAGGTCTTGGAGAGAGAGTTTTGG GTTTCAGTCAATATCACTTGCCTGATGAGCAGTTCCCAGAAGGCTTTGCTTTTGACGCTGATGATGTGAACTTCCCCACTGAGAACCTGTGCTTTACTGGCCTCATGTCCATGATTGACCCTCCTCGTGCTGCTGTGCCTGATGCTGTTGGTAAATGTAGGAGTGCTGGAATCAAG GTCATCATGATCACAGGTGACCATCCAATTACAGCCAAGGCTATTGCTAGAGGTGTGGGTATCATCTCAGAAGGCAATGAGACTGTTGAAGACATTGCTGCCCGTTTGAATGTTCCAGTTTCAGAGGTCAACCCTAG GGATGCTAAGGCCTGTGTCATCCACGGTGGGGAGCTTAAAGACATGACCCCAGAGGAGATTGACGATGTACTGAGGAACCACACTGAAATTGTATTTGCCAGGACCTCCCCTCAGCAGAAACTGATCATTGTGGAAGGATGCCAGAGACAG GGAGCCATTGTGGCCGTGACAGGTGATGGTGTGAACGACTCTCCAGCTCTGAAGAAAGCTGACATCGGTGTTGCCATGGGCATCGCTGGATCTGACGTCTCCAAGCAGGCTGCTGACATGATCCTGCTGGACGATAACTTTGCCTCCATTTTAACTGGAGTGGAAGAAG gCCGTCTGATCTTTGACAACTTGAAGAAGTCCATCGCTTACACTCTGACCAGTAAAATCCCTGAGATGTCACCCTTCCTCCTCTTTGTGATCGCCAACATCCCTCTGCCCCTGGGAACCGTCACCATCCTCTGTATTGATCTGGGAACTGATTTG GTCCCTGCAATTTCTTTGGCTTATGAACAAGCTGAGAGTGACATCATGAAGAGACAGCCCAGAAATGCATCAGACAGGCTGGTGAACGAGAGACTCATCAGTATGGCTTATGGACAGATTG GCATGATACAGGCCTCAGCTGGCTTCTTCACATATTTTGTCGTCCTGGCTGAAAATGGTTTTTTGCCCTTGGACCTGGTGGGACTCAGAATCTTGTGGGATAACCGATTTCTAAATGACCTAGAAGACAGCTATGGGCAGGAGTGG ACATATGAGAGCAGAAAGATCTTGGAGTTCACCTGCCACACAGCCTTCTTCTCCAGTATTGTGATTGTCCAGGTGGCCGATCTGCTCATCTGTAAAACGAGGAGGAACTCTATTTTGCAGCAAGGAATGAA gaACAATGTCCTTATCTTTGGGATGTTTGAGGAGCTGGCTCTTGCTGTGTTCCTGTCATACTGCCCAGGCATGGACGTTGCCCTGAAAATGTTCCCTATGAA GCCATTATGGTGGTTCTGTGGATTACCGCACGGCTTCCTTCTCTTCTTTTATGATGAAATCAGAAAATATATCCTCAGACACCACCCAGGAG GCTGGGTGGAGAAGGAGACATACTACTGA